GAAGGGCAGCAGGAGCGGAATCAGCAGCAGGGCGGTCATCAATCGTCGGCCTCCAGCAGCTGGCGCAGAAGCTGTTCATCGTCCGGATTGAGCTGGGCGACGAAGCGGGCCAGGACGGTCTCCCGGTCACTGTCGCGGTCGAGCTCGGTATGCATGCGCCGGGCGGTGAGGCCCTGGGCGTCCTGCACGGGGTAGTAGGCGTAGCCGCGCCCTTGCGGGCGGCGGTCGACGACGCCCTTGTCGTGCAGGCGGGACAGGATCGTCGTCACCGTGGTGCGGGCCAGATCGGAGGCGAGTTCGGCCTGTACCTCACCTGGAGTGAGGGCCGCCTCGGCGGCCCACAGGGCGGCCATGACGGCGGCTTCCAGCTCCCCGGCCGGTCGGCGTTCGTCCTTCGCGTCGGTCATGGGAACGATCCTCACCCCATCGTCGTCTACAGTTCAGTAGACCGTCTACAGAATTGTAGTCACTCGGGTGGCGCCTTCGCGCGCCCCAGCACATCCAGTATGAGAGGGCCCGCGTCCGTGATCGCACCCTTCCTCGCAGCCTCACAGCTTGCGGTGAATGTTCTCAGTCCGCAGTCCCTCCTGGCCGCCTTCGGTGTGCTGGGGGTCGGTGTGGCGATGTTCGCGGAAACCGGGCTGCTGATCGGCTTCTTCCTGCCCGGTGACTCCCTGCTGTTCACGGCGGGGCTGCTGTGTACGGGAAGCGGTCAGCACGGGGTGAAGCTGTCGCTCGCCCCCTTGCTGGTGGCCGCGGCCATGGGTGCTCTTGCCGGTGCGCAGTGCGGCTATCTGCTCGGAGGGAAGGCCGGCGGGGCCCTGCTGGCGCGCAGCCGCTCGGCTCGCCTGCGTGAAGGGGCGCAGCGGGCCGAGGAGCTGCTGGAGCGGTACGGGCATGCGAAAGCGATTGTGCTGGCGCGGTTCGTGCCGGTGGTACGTACGGTGCTCAATCCGATGGCGGGCGCACTGGGTGTTCCGGTGCGGACGTTCACCGTGTGGCAGGTGGCCGGCGGGCTCGTGTGGAGCTTGGGACTGACGCTGGGCGGATACGCGCTGGGCTCCTCCATCCCCGATGTGGACCGCTATCTGCTGCCCATGGTCGCCGTGGTCGTGGCCGTGTCGTTGATTCCGCTCGCCGCCGAGCTGTACCGCTCGCACCGCGCCGCCAAGGCGAAGGAGGCACGCGGATGATCCTCGCCTTCGACGGCTCCTCGATCGACGGCTCCGCCTACACCGACGTCGTGGACCTCGCGCACCGGTCGCCCGGCTGGCTGGACGACGTCGTGGCGGCCTGGTCGACGTACGGTCTGGCGGTGTTCGCCGCGCTGATGGCCGTGGCCTGGTGGCGGGCGCGGCGGGTGGGCCCGGCTGCCGCGGTGACCGCGCTGGCCGTTCCGGTGATCGTCGTCGCCGCATATGGGGTGAACGACGTGCTGAAGCTGCTGGCACGCGAGGACCGGCCCTGTCAGAGCCTACGGGTGATCACGCTGGAGGCGTGTCCGGCGCCGGGTGACTGGTCCTTCCCCAGCAATCACACGGCCATCGCCGCCGCGGCCGCCATGGCCCTGCTCTTCGTCTCCCGTCGGCTCGGCGCCGTCACGGCCGTGGCCGCCTGCGCCATGGCGGCTTCCCGGGTCTGGGTCGGCGCGCACTATCCGCACGACGTGGCAGCAGGAATGATCGTCGGAGCCCTCGTCGCGGCGCTCGCGATGGTCATGCTGCGCCGCCGACCCGATCCGCTGGTCCGGTGGATCACCGGCACGCGTCTGCGCCTGCTGGTACTGGCGTCATGAAGCGCGGCGACCTCGGCGAGCTGGCCGGCAGTGTCGCCCTGGGGGCGTGGACGGCCTTCGGTGTCCTGACGATGGCCGTGATCGGGGACGGGCAGCCGTTGTACGGCGACGAGGACCTGGTGTCCTGGTCCGTCGCGCACCGCCCGGACGTGGCGGTGGCGCTGGCCCATGG
This portion of the Streptomyces canus genome encodes:
- a CDS encoding BlaI/MecI/CopY family transcriptional regulator; its protein translation is MTDAKDERRPAGELEAAVMAALWAAEAALTPGEVQAELASDLARTTVTTILSRLHDKGVVDRRPQGRGYAYYPVQDAQGLTARRMHTELDRDSDRETVLARFVAQLNPDDEQLLRQLLEADD
- a CDS encoding DedA family protein, whose translation is MRGPASVIAPFLAASQLAVNVLSPQSLLAAFGVLGVGVAMFAETGLLIGFFLPGDSLLFTAGLLCTGSGQHGVKLSLAPLLVAAAMGALAGAQCGYLLGGKAGGALLARSRSARLREGAQRAEELLERYGHAKAIVLARFVPVVRTVLNPMAGALGVPVRTFTVWQVAGGLVWSLGLTLGGYALGSSIPDVDRYLLPMVAVVVAVSLIPLAAELYRSHRAAKAKEARG
- a CDS encoding phosphatase PAP2 family protein, with the protein product MILAFDGSSIDGSAYTDVVDLAHRSPGWLDDVVAAWSTYGLAVFAALMAVAWWRARRVGPAAAVTALAVPVIVVAAYGVNDVLKLLAREDRPCQSLRVITLEACPAPGDWSFPSNHTAIAAAAAMALLFVSRRLGAVTAVAACAMAASRVWVGAHYPHDVAAGMIVGALVAALAMVMLRRRPDPLVRWITGTRLRLLVLAS